In one Dehalogenimonas formicexedens genomic region, the following are encoded:
- a CDS encoding M48 family metallopeptidase produces MAELNAGRQRQAKEYARKRRRLGFINFVLSTLLILALILTPLSETIARGISGAIPVAAALYLIILMVAYDVLTLPISYTTGYRLPKEYGLLHQTASGWVSDHFKSLAMGIGFGAVAVAVMFLLLEHMPGWWWLVAWGLLLAITLVMTVLAPIIFIPLFYKMRPIDEGELKDRLNALAAKAGVKVSGIYIIEFSQKTSLANAAVMGLGRTKRIVISDTLINAYTPDEIDVVMAHELGHQRNGDVWRLFGFQSVIYLGVFWLASALYAFWVQQTDYVNQSDPAALPLFLFCLTVTAAPSLGLQSWFSRRVEGGADAFALRLTGESDVFISAMTKLTDQNLGESRPSSFLERLGQDHPSYIDRVKMAEAFGAKPKPDQDKPDI; encoded by the coding sequence ATGGCTGAATTGAACGCCGGGCGACAGAGGCAAGCCAAAGAGTACGCCAGGAAACGGCGGCGCCTGGGTTTTATCAATTTTGTTTTGTCGACCCTGCTGATTTTGGCATTAATTCTAACCCCTCTTTCGGAAACAATTGCCCGAGGGATTTCCGGAGCGATACCGGTGGCGGCAGCACTTTATCTGATCATTTTGATGGTGGCTTATGACGTCCTGACCCTTCCCATTTCATATACCACCGGATACCGGCTGCCAAAAGAGTACGGTTTACTGCACCAGACCGCGTCCGGGTGGGTATCAGATCATTTTAAGTCGCTGGCCATGGGCATTGGTTTCGGCGCCGTAGCGGTGGCGGTGATGTTCTTGCTTCTAGAACATATGCCCGGCTGGTGGTGGCTGGTTGCCTGGGGGCTGCTTCTAGCGATCACTCTGGTGATGACGGTGCTGGCTCCAATCATTTTTATTCCTTTGTTCTATAAGATGCGTCCCATTGACGAAGGCGAACTCAAAGACCGTTTGAACGCCCTGGCCGCAAAAGCCGGCGTCAAAGTATCAGGCATCTATATCATCGAATTCTCTCAAAAGACCTCCCTGGCCAACGCCGCGGTGATGGGCCTTGGGCGGACCAAGCGGATAGTGATCTCAGACACCCTGATAAACGCCTATACGCCCGATGAAATTGACGTTGTGATGGCGCATGAATTGGGACACCAAAGAAACGGTGACGTTTGGCGGCTCTTCGGTTTTCAATCGGTTATTTATCTTGGAGTCTTTTGGTTGGCGTCGGCGCTCTACGCTTTTTGGGTACAGCAAACGGATTATGTCAACCAATCCGATCCCGCGGCACTCCCCCTGTTCTTGTTTTGCCTCACCGTTACAGCGGCGCCGAGCCTTGGCTTGCAGAGCTGGTTCAGCAGGAGAGTCGAAGGCGGAGCCGATGCTTTTGCGCTGCGATTGACCGGCGAGTCCGATGTATTCATCTCGGCGATGACAAAATTGACCGACCAGAACCTGGGCGAATCGCGGCCTTCCAGTTTCCTGGAAAGGTTGGGACAGGACCACCCGAGCTATATCGACCGTGTTAAAATGGCGGAAGCATTTGGCGCTAAGCCCAAGCCCGATCAGGACAAACCGGACATATAA
- a CDS encoding HlyC/CorC family transporter has protein sequence MSTESIYLILLIACLFLSAFFSSSETAFISLSKYRLQNMLDENVKGADRVAKLVEKPERLLSTVLLGNNFVNIAASALATVLAISAFGEQYGVIIATVGSTAIILIFSEVTPKTAATRHPDRIALTFAGPIGFLAWLFTPLVTVLSWIASGFMKVFGGGVTYHRSLFNEDEIRTMIDVGHKEGAVGPVQAEMLQAVFDFRDRPVSEVLVPRPEVVAVEKGTALQNFFEIYQKSPMSRFPVFEENMDNVIGILSIKDVLMAQARGEISTGEPIDSLVRPAYFAPESKPIGTLFNEMRDKNYRMCIVIDEHGGTAGIVSLSRLMEEIVGPVGDELSQAEKDYESINESTYQVDGGMRIQDANEELDLGLPEGAGYETIAGFIMKRLGQIPRQGQVLKFQNLKLVVSGMRGRKIEEVLITKEKPPEPSPGAPGVDSTAGKQLG, from the coding sequence ATGTCAACTGAGTCCATTTATCTGATACTTCTTATTGCCTGCCTTTTTCTGTCGGCTTTTTTCTCAAGTTCGGAGACGGCCTTTATCTCATTATCAAAATACCGTCTTCAAAATATGCTCGATGAAAATGTAAAAGGCGCCGACCGCGTAGCCAAACTGGTTGAGAAACCTGAGAGACTGTTGTCGACCGTGCTGTTGGGCAACAATTTCGTTAACATCGCGGCCTCAGCTCTCGCGACCGTCCTGGCGATTTCAGCTTTCGGTGAGCAATACGGCGTCATTATAGCCACTGTCGGTTCGACCGCGATCATTCTGATTTTTAGTGAAGTGACTCCTAAGACCGCGGCAACACGGCATCCGGATCGCATCGCGCTTACTTTTGCCGGGCCGATCGGCTTTTTGGCCTGGTTGTTCACCCCGCTGGTCACCGTTCTTTCGTGGATCGCCTCAGGATTTATGAAAGTTTTCGGCGGAGGCGTGACCTATCACCGCTCTTTGTTTAATGAAGACGAAATTCGCACCATGATCGACGTCGGGCACAAAGAAGGAGCCGTAGGACCGGTTCAAGCCGAGATGCTCCAGGCCGTATTCGATTTTCGCGACCGCCCGGTTTCCGAAGTCCTGGTGCCGAGACCTGAAGTCGTCGCCGTGGAAAAAGGGACGGCGCTCCAGAACTTTTTCGAGATCTACCAGAAATCCCCAATGTCCCGTTTTCCCGTTTTTGAAGAAAATATGGACAATGTCATTGGAATTCTTTCGATCAAAGACGTTCTCATGGCGCAGGCCAGAGGGGAAATTTCTACCGGAGAACCCATCGACAGCCTGGTTCGCCCGGCTTATTTTGCCCCTGAATCCAAACCCATCGGCACCCTTTTCAATGAGATGCGAGACAAAAATTACCGGATGTGCATCGTGATAGACGAGCACGGCGGCACCGCGGGTATCGTCTCTTTGTCCCGTCTCATGGAGGAGATCGTCGGACCGGTCGGGGACGAACTTTCGCAAGCCGAAAAAGACTACGAATCAATCAACGAATCTACCTACCAGGTGGACGGGGGCATGCGCATCCAGGATGCCAATGAGGAACTCGATCTGGGGCTGCCCGAGGGTGCGGGTTATGAAACAATCGCCGGCTTTATCATGAAAAGGCTTGGCCAAATCCCGCGCCAGGGCCAGGTACTTAAATTCCAAAATCTCAAACTGGTAGTAAGTGGGATGCGAGGCCGGAAGATCGAAGAAGTCCTCATCACTAAAGAAAAACCCCCGGAACCCAGCCCAGGGGCGCCCGGGGTCGATTCTACCGCCGGCAAACAGCTCGGTTGA
- a CDS encoding histidine phosphatase family protein yields MTRIFIARHAETEWNRIRRIQGGGSDTPLNETGLKQVKCLAGRLANEKLAMIISSPLGRARVTAEAIAGEHGSMPVELEPDLREIDAGELEGKAVAEVGGGLGLLLTAVSENGLPSLPGGESLADVRERAWRVVLNLASRFPEGEVLIVTHYFVVLSIICRVLGLRETDIRKFRLNTGSLSIIEVDPAGTAKLVVFNESCFQVDSHPW; encoded by the coding sequence ATGACCCGAATATTCATCGCCAGGCACGCCGAAACCGAATGGAACCGCATTCGCCGAATCCAGGGCGGCGGTTCCGACACCCCGTTGAATGAGACCGGCCTGAAGCAGGTCAAGTGCTTGGCCGGGCGACTGGCTAATGAAAAGCTGGCCATGATCATATCCAGCCCGCTGGGACGGGCCAGAGTTACCGCGGAAGCCATTGCCGGAGAGCACGGGAGCATGCCTGTAGAATTGGAACCGGATCTGCGGGAAATTGATGCCGGGGAACTCGAGGGCAAAGCCGTGGCCGAGGTTGGCGGCGGGCTGGGTTTACTATTGACCGCCGTCTCCGAGAATGGGTTGCCCAGTTTGCCCGGGGGAGAATCGCTTGCCGACGTAAGAGAACGGGCCTGGCGGGTCGTGTTGAACCTGGCGTCACGTTTTCCCGAAGGCGAGGTCCTGATCGTCACCCATTATTTCGTGGTTTTGTCTATCATTTGCCGTGTCTTGGGTCTCAGGGAAACCGACATAAGGAAATTCAGGCTAAATACGGGAAGCCTTTCGATCATCGAGGTTGACCCGGCCGGCACAGCGAAACTTGTTGTTTTCAATGAATCGTGTTTTCAGGTCGACAGCCATCCCTGGTAG
- a CDS encoding TIGR03936 family radical SAM-associated protein, with protein MMKRLRFQFGRGDGLKFLSHLDMMRLWPRIFRRAGIDLAYSEGFNGHPRLAVAAPLAVGWTGEAELMDVWLDTSLPAESILTCISRKLPEDLSIGQGMFVPEEAPSLQSQIRFAEYRILSVIDRSAGEVGQAVDCLLGLSTLDWSYQRDEETKRYDLRAQIETISVENVDGDNVSLLMRLKNDPSGSGRPEQVCLALGFRGHPLKIHRTRLVLA; from the coding sequence ATGATGAAACGCCTGCGTTTTCAGTTTGGCCGCGGCGACGGCCTCAAGTTTCTATCCCACCTGGATATGATGCGCCTGTGGCCACGGATATTTCGGCGGGCTGGAATAGACCTCGCCTATTCGGAGGGTTTCAACGGTCATCCCCGCCTGGCTGTCGCTGCCCCGTTAGCCGTTGGCTGGACCGGGGAAGCCGAACTCATGGATGTCTGGTTGGATACATCGTTGCCGGCGGAATCGATTTTGACCTGCATCTCCAGGAAATTACCGGAAGACCTGTCCATTGGACAGGGGATGTTCGTACCTGAAGAGGCGCCCTCGCTTCAGTCACAGATACGCTTCGCAGAATATCGCATCCTGTCAGTCATAGACAGGTCAGCCGGGGAAGTAGGACAAGCCGTTGACTGCCTGCTTGGCTTGTCTACCCTGGACTGGAGCTACCAAAGGGATGAAGAAACCAAGCGCTATGATCTTCGCGCCCAGATAGAAACTATCAGCGTTGAAAATGTCGACGGTGATAATGTTTCCCTGCTGATGCGCTTGAAAAACGACCCCTCGGGCTCCGGACGTCCGGAGCAGGTTTGTCTTGCGCTGGGATTCCGAGGCCACCCGCTAAAAATCCACCGCACCCGGTTGGTGTTGGCTTAG